A window from Prosthecobacter sp. encodes these proteins:
- a CDS encoding DUF6807 family protein has translation MEPSSQGGGFQFEQRDDRLVITHSGSPVAHFVFRDAQVLRPHFAHVHAPGGIQVTRNHPPVPGIDPVDHPDMHPGIWVGFGDISGTDFWRNKGRIVHERFSEPPTIQNGTLNFTTESSMLTADAQKLAQLTTRITLIEKRGAWHLTWDAAFTPTTDGFYFSDQEEMGLGVRVATAINEKNGGLITSSGGKTTAKATWGQPAAWCDYSGVIAGRHVGIMTVPDAANAHPSWWHNRDYGVFVSNPFGRKAMKQGELSRIDVKRGETYRLRHTIIIHASPDAKAPDLQQLLK, from the coding sequence GTGGAACCATCTTCGCAAGGTGGGGGATTCCAATTTGAACAGCGTGATGACCGCCTCGTCATCACGCACAGCGGCTCACCTGTCGCGCATTTTGTGTTTCGCGATGCGCAGGTGTTGCGGCCACACTTCGCACATGTTCATGCGCCTGGCGGGATCCAGGTCACGCGCAATCACCCACCCGTTCCAGGCATTGATCCGGTGGATCACCCGGACATGCATCCCGGCATCTGGGTCGGCTTTGGCGACATCAGCGGCACCGACTTCTGGCGCAACAAAGGCCGCATCGTGCATGAACGATTCAGCGAGCCGCCCACGATTCAAAACGGCACGCTAAACTTCACCACCGAGTCGAGCATGCTCACCGCTGACGCACAAAAGCTCGCGCAACTCACCACCCGCATCACGCTCATCGAAAAACGTGGTGCATGGCATCTCACCTGGGACGCCGCTTTCACGCCGACCACGGACGGCTTCTACTTTAGCGATCAGGAAGAAATGGGCCTCGGCGTCCGTGTCGCCACGGCCATCAATGAAAAGAACGGCGGCCTCATCACCAGCAGCGGCGGCAAAACGACCGCCAAAGCCACCTGGGGCCAGCCTGCGGCATGGTGTGATTACTCCGGCGTCATCGCAGGCCGCCACGTCGGCATCATGACGGTGCCTGATGCCGCCAACGCGCATCCAAGCTGGTGGCACAACCGCGACTACGGTGTCTTCGTTTCCAATCCCTTTGGCCGTAAGGCCATGAAGCAGGGAGAACTCAGCCGCATCGACGTGAAACGCGGTGAAACCTATCGCCTGCGCCACACGATCATCATTCACGCCTCGCCGGATGCGAAAGCGCCGGACCTTCAGCAACTCTTGAAATGA
- a CDS encoding amidohydrolase family protein, producing the protein MNRRHFLTATVAGSTAVSSTAAAAVLSAGVIDCQSHLFFPEVLDMMRKRKVEPLIYDKDGTVFLKMGDWLRKVPPHYLDVEAKLAAMDASGIEITMLSTNDPGPEWFGDDGPAVAQLIHDSLAGVIAKHPTRFRGLCVLPLQNEKAAAEELDRCVKKLGFKGILLYTNLAGAWCDEPQFHWVYARAEELGVPILLHPAKPMTTEQVKGYELTSTLGNMFENTIAIARIIASGLLDKHPKLKLVCPHLGGTLPYICGRMDHQLTVLKRGPQNLQRKPSEYLRSIHMDIVSPLPEAMRFALDFSRADKLLFSSDHPWVQPQEILDPLRSLNLDAATEAKILSGNARQLFNL; encoded by the coding sequence ATGAACCGGCGTCATTTTCTCACCGCCACAGTCGCCGGCAGCACCGCAGTTTCGAGCACTGCGGCGGCTGCCGTGCTTTCGGCGGGTGTGATCGACTGCCAGAGCCATCTCTTCTTCCCCGAGGTGCTCGACATGATGCGCAAGCGCAAAGTCGAGCCGCTTATCTATGATAAAGATGGCACCGTCTTCCTTAAAATGGGCGACTGGCTGCGCAAAGTGCCGCCGCATTACCTCGATGTGGAGGCCAAGCTCGCCGCGATGGACGCCAGCGGCATCGAGATCACGATGCTCAGCACGAACGATCCTGGCCCCGAGTGGTTCGGTGACGATGGCCCGGCGGTGGCGCAGTTGATCCATGATTCGCTCGCGGGCGTGATCGCGAAGCATCCCACGCGTTTCCGCGGCCTCTGCGTGCTGCCTTTGCAGAATGAAAAAGCAGCCGCCGAGGAGCTGGACCGCTGCGTGAAAAAGCTCGGCTTCAAAGGCATCTTGCTCTACACCAATCTCGCCGGCGCATGGTGTGACGAACCGCAGTTTCACTGGGTCTATGCCCGCGCCGAGGAGCTGGGCGTGCCCATCCTGCTGCATCCGGCCAAACCGATGACGACGGAGCAGGTGAAAGGCTACGAGCTCACCAGCACGCTCGGCAACATGTTTGAAAACACCATCGCCATTGCGCGCATCATCGCCAGCGGCCTGCTGGACAAACATCCGAAGCTGAAGCTCGTCTGTCCGCATCTCGGCGGCACGCTGCCCTACATCTGCGGTCGCATGGACCACCAGCTCACTGTGCTCAAACGCGGCCCGCAAAACCTCCAGCGCAAACCCAGCGAGTATCTGCGCAGCATCCACATGGACATCGTTTCGCCGCTGCCGGAGGCCATGCGCTTCGCGCTTGATTTCAGCCGCGCCGACAAGCTGCTCTTTTCCAGCGATCATCCCTGGGTGCAGCCACAGGAAATCCTCGATCCTCTCCGCAGCTTGAATCTCGACGCCGCCACCGAGGCGAAGATCCTCAGCGGCAACGCCCGCCAGCTTTTCAACCTATGA
- a CDS encoding ThuA domain-containing protein — translation MKHLVTFLFALSLVSSAFSADKKLIVMIAGKPSHGPGQHEHNAGIQLLKKCLEQGAAEQVEIKHHLNGEWPEQEELSKADTIVIYSDGGGGHPALQEGRLAQLDKEMKRGCGFLTIHYAVEPTIEKGNKEFIDWMGGAFEINWSVNPHWDANFKEFPVHPISEGVKPFATNDEWYFYMRFRKGMEGVTPILSDVAPDSTMSRPDGHHSGNPAVRESVKNKEKQHVAWACERADGGRGFGFTGGHYHKGWANNDQRKLVLNAILWTAKAKIPTDGVASTVTEEDMKANLDLKPGQGLPEKPKPAPKAK, via the coding sequence ATGAAGCACCTCGTCACGTTCCTGTTTGCCCTTTCCCTCGTCAGCTCCGCGTTTTCGGCGGACAAGAAACTCATTGTCATGATTGCAGGCAAGCCGTCGCATGGACCGGGGCAGCATGAGCACAATGCGGGCATCCAGCTTTTGAAGAAGTGCCTGGAGCAGGGCGCGGCGGAGCAGGTTGAGATCAAGCATCACCTCAACGGCGAATGGCCAGAACAAGAAGAATTGTCGAAGGCAGACACGATTGTGATTTACTCCGACGGCGGCGGCGGGCATCCGGCTTTGCAGGAAGGCCGCCTCGCCCAACTCGACAAAGAGATGAAGCGCGGCTGCGGCTTCCTCACGATTCACTACGCGGTGGAGCCGACGATTGAGAAGGGCAACAAGGAGTTCATTGACTGGATGGGCGGCGCGTTTGAGATCAACTGGAGCGTGAATCCGCATTGGGACGCGAATTTCAAGGAGTTCCCGGTGCATCCGATCAGCGAGGGCGTGAAGCCCTTCGCCACGAATGACGAATGGTACTTCTACATGCGCTTCCGCAAGGGCATGGAAGGCGTGACGCCGATCCTCAGCGATGTGGCACCTGATTCGACCATGAGCCGCCCTGACGGTCACCACAGCGGCAATCCCGCCGTGCGTGAGTCCGTGAAGAACAAGGAGAAGCAGCATGTGGCCTGGGCCTGTGAGCGTGCGGATGGCGGTCGCGGATTCGGTTTCACCGGCGGGCATTATCACAAAGGCTGGGCGAACAACGACCAGCGCAAACTCGTGCTGAATGCGATTCTATGGACGGCGAAGGCGAAGATTCCGACCGATGGTGTGGCCTCAACCGTGACCGAAGAAGACATGAAGGCAAATTTGGATCTGAAGCCCGGCCAAGGGTTGCCTGAGAAGCCGAAACCGGCTCCGAAGGCGAAGTGA
- a CDS encoding Gfo/Idh/MocA family oxidoreductase: protein MNTQSTPLSRRRFVGAAGLVAGSMITRPLFGQNAASNKLNVALIGVWGRGLAHYNSIAEENVIALCDINEARFPDALKRFPGATTYIDWRKCLDHKDLDAVVVCTPDHTHAFIANWALKRDLHCYCEKPLAITVNEARTVRATWESKKGKLATQVGMQRHEQPNFNRVKELIRDGAIGELKAAYAWGNRQIPKPGYFPEEGTPPPGFHYDLWLGPAPFHPYNPAYFSGGAGANCLSWNMFWDFGAGQIGDMGSHTMDLLWNAVDAKLPTSAEAKGEAFNSDVTPVNCESHFEHPANDWRGPITVSWYQGGAMPRSPKPSIDLTKIGHGAMFKGTKGFIIADFDSRMIIPYGDDADLSYYKPRKKEDQFADVGKGNFQKQWFDACKDPTKKTACDFGYSSNMIEMMLLGLVAYRTGKKISYDGKTGTSPDTPEANSFMKKDYRDGWNIDG, encoded by the coding sequence ATGAACACCCAATCCACGCCTCTCTCCCGCCGCCGATTCGTCGGTGCGGCCGGCCTCGTCGCCGGCAGCATGATCACCCGTCCGCTGTTCGGCCAAAACGCCGCCAGCAACAAGCTCAACGTCGCCCTCATCGGCGTGTGGGGTCGCGGCCTTGCGCACTACAACTCCATCGCGGAGGAAAACGTCATCGCGCTGTGTGACATCAACGAGGCGCGCTTCCCGGACGCGTTGAAGCGCTTCCCCGGTGCAACAACTTACATCGACTGGCGCAAGTGCCTTGATCACAAGGACCTCGACGCTGTCGTCGTCTGCACGCCGGACCACACGCATGCCTTCATCGCCAACTGGGCGCTGAAACGCGACCTGCACTGCTACTGCGAAAAGCCGCTGGCCATCACGGTGAATGAGGCGCGCACCGTCCGCGCGACGTGGGAATCGAAGAAAGGCAAGCTCGCCACGCAGGTCGGCATGCAGCGTCATGAGCAGCCGAACTTCAATCGCGTGAAGGAACTCATCCGCGACGGTGCCATCGGCGAGCTGAAAGCCGCCTACGCCTGGGGCAACCGCCAGATTCCGAAGCCCGGCTACTTCCCCGAGGAAGGCACGCCGCCTCCAGGCTTCCATTACGACCTCTGGCTAGGCCCTGCGCCCTTCCATCCTTACAACCCTGCCTACTTCTCCGGTGGAGCCGGCGCGAACTGCCTCTCCTGGAACATGTTCTGGGACTTCGGCGCCGGACAGATCGGCGACATGGGCAGCCACACGATGGACCTGCTCTGGAACGCCGTGGATGCCAAGCTTCCGACCTCCGCCGAGGCTAAGGGCGAGGCCTTCAACTCCGACGTGACACCGGTGAACTGCGAATCGCACTTCGAGCATCCCGCCAATGACTGGCGAGGCCCGATTACCGTGAGCTGGTATCAAGGTGGCGCGATGCCGCGTTCGCCGAAGCCTTCCATTGATCTCACCAAAATCGGCCACGGCGCGATGTTCAAGGGCACGAAGGGCTTCATCATCGCCGACTTCGACTCCCGCATGATCATCCCCTACGGCGACGACGCTGACCTGAGCTACTACAAGCCGCGCAAAAAGGAGGATCAGTTTGCCGACGTCGGCAAAGGCAACTTCCAGAAGCAGTGGTTTGATGCCTGCAAAGACCCGACCAAGAAAACCGCCTGCGACTTCGGCTACAGCTCCAACATGATCGAAATGATGCTTCTTGGCCTCGTTGCGTATCGCACTGGCAAAAAGATCAGCTACGACGGCAAAACCGGCACCAGCCCCGACACCCCCGAAGCGAACTCCTTCATGAAAAAGGATTATCGCGACGGTTGGAACATCGACGGCTGA
- a CDS encoding DUF1501 domain-containing protein produces MLKILAPAEKRSAFCDGVSRRNFIKVGGLGSIGLSLPKLLALENQAGIRNSHKSVILIYLVGGPPHQDMFDLKPNAPSEIAGPHKPIGTNVDGIQICELFPRMAKMMDKFTIIRSLVGAQAGHDAIQCYTGFPNRVGTVPPGGWPQFGSVVGKLKGAFDPAVPPFVSMCYDCTHGPYNEPGPGMLGSASAAFRHTGPSRGDLTLQGITYDRLSDRAKLLTSFDNFRRDVDASGKMEAMDTFTQQAMGVLTSSKLADALDLSKEDPRLVERYGTGDTVKRIDENGAPRVPQSFLTARRLVEAGARVVTVNYSKWDWHGGANNDIFSREREDFPIFDKGITALVEDLHQRGLDKDVTVLVWGEFGRTPIISKQVGRDHWPRVAMALLAGGGMPMGQVIGSTDRLGGEADSRPVTFAEVFATLYRNLGIDVATTTVTDTKGRPHYLVENGALPIRELI; encoded by the coding sequence ATGCTCAAGATTCTCGCTCCCGCCGAAAAACGCAGCGCCTTCTGTGATGGTGTCTCGCGTCGCAACTTCATCAAAGTTGGCGGCCTCGGCTCCATCGGCCTGTCGTTGCCGAAGCTGCTGGCGCTGGAAAACCAGGCAGGCATTCGCAACTCGCACAAGTCGGTCATCCTGATCTATCTCGTCGGCGGTCCGCCGCATCAGGACATGTTTGATTTAAAACCGAATGCACCGAGCGAGATCGCCGGACCGCACAAACCCATCGGCACCAATGTGGATGGCATTCAGATCTGCGAACTCTTCCCGCGCATGGCGAAGATGATGGACAAATTCACCATCATTCGCTCACTCGTCGGCGCGCAGGCCGGTCACGACGCGATCCAGTGCTACACCGGTTTTCCGAACCGTGTGGGCACGGTTCCTCCCGGCGGCTGGCCGCAGTTCGGCAGCGTGGTGGGAAAGCTGAAGGGCGCTTTTGATCCCGCCGTGCCGCCTTTCGTGAGCATGTGCTACGACTGCACGCACGGCCCTTACAATGAGCCCGGCCCCGGCATGTTGGGCTCCGCCAGCGCCGCCTTCCGTCACACGGGGCCAAGCCGTGGCGATCTCACACTGCAAGGCATCACCTATGACCGGCTCTCCGATCGTGCGAAGCTGCTCACGAGCTTCGACAACTTCCGCCGCGATGTCGATGCGAGCGGAAAGATGGAAGCGATGGACACCTTCACGCAGCAGGCCATGGGCGTGCTCACCTCGTCGAAGCTGGCTGACGCGCTCGACCTTTCCAAAGAAGACCCGCGCCTCGTCGAGCGCTACGGCACCGGCGACACCGTGAAGCGCATCGACGAAAACGGCGCGCCACGCGTGCCGCAGAGCTTTCTTACCGCACGACGGCTCGTTGAGGCCGGTGCGCGTGTCGTCACCGTGAACTACAGCAAGTGGGACTGGCACGGCGGAGCCAACAACGACATTTTTTCCCGCGAGCGCGAGGACTTCCCCATCTTCGACAAAGGCATCACCGCGCTCGTCGAGGATCTGCATCAGCGTGGCCTCGACAAGGACGTCACTGTGCTCGTGTGGGGCGAATTCGGACGCACACCGATCATCAGCAAGCAAGTGGGCCGCGATCATTGGCCGCGCGTCGCCATGGCGCTGCTCGCTGGTGGTGGAATGCCCATGGGCCAGGTCATTGGCTCGACAGATCGCCTCGGCGGCGAGGCTGACAGCCGCCCCGTCACCTTCGCGGAGGTCTTTGCCACCCTGTATCGCAATCTCGGCATTGATGTGGCCACCACCACCGTCACCGACACCAAAGGCCGCCCGCATTACCTTGTCGAAAACGGCGCGCTGCCGATCCGCGAGCTGATTTGA
- a CDS encoding CBS domain-containing protein, with the protein MEITTAARSLLEHKGRDIWTIAPGAMVLDAIHLMDEKNVGALPVMDGSKLVGIVSERDYMSKVMLKGKSSKETPVSDIMTRDVVTVSPDQNVSECMRIVSEHRIRHLPVVDDGQLLGIVSIGDLVKWTIATQRMTIEQLEAYINGGYSA; encoded by the coding sequence ATGGAAATCACCACCGCAGCCAGGTCTCTGTTGGAGCACAAAGGACGGGACATATGGACCATCGCGCCGGGAGCCATGGTCTTGGATGCCATTCACCTGATGGACGAGAAAAATGTCGGAGCGCTGCCGGTGATGGATGGCAGCAAGCTGGTCGGGATCGTCTCGGAGCGAGACTACATGAGCAAGGTGATGCTCAAGGGGAAGTCGTCGAAGGAAACACCGGTGAGCGACATCATGACCCGTGATGTGGTGACGGTGAGCCCTGATCAAAACGTCTCGGAATGCATGCGCATCGTGTCTGAGCATCGCATCCGCCACTTGCCGGTGGTCGATGACGGTCAACTGCTCGGCATTGTGTCCATCGGCGATCTCGTGAAGTGGACCATCGCGACGCAGCGCATGACCATTGAACAACTGGAAGCGTACATCAACGGCGGTTACTCAGCCTAG
- a CDS encoding NAD(P)-dependent oxidoreductase yields MNAHGIIGMGLMGSALMRMTDAPRGWDINASRCVNAATVNELFEHCDVLFLCLPNSNIVRSVLHAASLNPGLILIDTTTGDPAEMAELGAELAAQGVHYLDATVSGSSAQLLQRDVLVMVGGEAAVFEQCRDLFAKFARDIVHVGPCGSGAKMKLVTNLVLGLNRAALAEGLAFAWDLDLNPAQTLDIMRRSMAYSRIMDTKGEKMITQDFTPQAKLSQHLKDVRLMLAASSIPLPLSETHRQLLEKAEALGFGDADNSAVIKAILEP; encoded by the coding sequence ATGAACGCGCACGGCATCATCGGCATGGGCCTCATGGGCTCCGCATTGATGCGGATGACCGATGCTCCACGCGGCTGGGACATCAATGCGAGCCGATGTGTGAATGCCGCGACGGTGAATGAGCTCTTCGAGCACTGCGATGTCCTTTTCCTCTGCCTGCCAAACTCCAACATCGTCCGCTCCGTGCTCCACGCGGCGAGTTTGAATCCCGGACTCATCCTCATCGACACCACGACCGGCGACCCGGCTGAAATGGCCGAACTCGGAGCCGAACTGGCCGCCCAAGGCGTGCATTACCTCGACGCGACCGTCTCTGGGAGCAGCGCGCAGTTGTTGCAACGCGACGTACTCGTCATGGTCGGCGGTGAAGCGGCGGTGTTCGAGCAGTGTCGTGATTTGTTCGCGAAATTTGCCCGCGACATCGTTCACGTCGGCCCCTGCGGCAGTGGGGCGAAGATGAAGCTCGTCACGAACCTTGTGCTCGGCCTGAATCGGGCCGCTTTGGCCGAAGGACTGGCCTTTGCGTGGGATTTGGACCTCAATCCAGCACAGACGCTCGACATCATGCGCCGCAGCATGGCCTACTCCCGCATCATGGACACCAAGGGCGAAAAAATGATCACACAGGACTTCACGCCGCAGGCGAAGCTCTCGCAGCATTTGAAGGACGTGCGCCTCATGCTCGCCGCCAGCTCGATTCCTTTGCCGTTGAGTGAAACGCACCGCCAACTGCTCGAAAAGGCTGAGGCGCTCGGTTTTGGCGACGCGGACAACAGCGCTGTCATCAAAGCCATTTTGGAGCCATGA
- a CDS encoding FlgD immunoglobulin-like domain containing protein has product MKTHLLTFVLAGLAFFSHVHAELRTWTNKSGVKIEAEMTGLDKAARTVTIKRANGQEFVVPIDSLSPADVAFIETAKAPPAAPGAKIRYTLDKDAMVTLNITRPDGWVVRELLVGTRQSAGAHELSWDGRDNLGYLLPPGPYQSRMVTHDGITWDYVTSVGNGGTPPWPTPDRKGGWGGNHGQNMAVAVDASGAYLGWISTEGPGCILKRSHDGTKGIWTTTLGPFEGVACLATDGTHLYGVNGTRLLVLDKSTGGQIATLDIKAGPPGDVTAPIAPEFTKFSWNFATHQPPPKGDPLVWGLAAGGGRVYVSLPWRDVVEVFEVSTNAGVVALKLKPEENITVAKPAGLALDGKGNLLVVSASEKRVMQFDLKTRQSKPVLKDLQSPFALTRADSGAMFVTETAPVNQIKKFSSDGRLLGTFGTLGGPVGSVYAPESYMQPCALAMNPDGSVWFVDDQFKRIGIISSEGKPLYAGFGSVNYAADCAINPNDPNEVFTSMWGDLTFRIDYTKPGVSQPGRLLPVKWKGESKGFKMNFGANRLLSHNNRTYVWTGSGNWNERTLSIVEKDHLRPVMYFYPRIVEEGPVAELAKQRGVKSRGWNCDPTVWCDLNDDGAVQDEEIQFMPIPGATHSPQYFGFGYGDMMSDFTLITYGYTWKPKEFTAGGTPVFRGEDIKVSQAHNPVVSWYEECMGAMTLPNGGFCGFSHANDHGLSLGQGFWSGRSSGEAIRGYDADWKYLWRVGQKARRGARPGEIYYMTRSIGTMEECAFFSDVEGCVHVVHQDGFYLQRVLQDGWHTRAVGPDVIGIENFSGSLFKHPQTGRRYLNISSSEATHLFELKGFESIRVSPPQSFTLAAAFIAPEVVQKSAKGEYQILRVPEGSVPMADHQGGALPQSGLNWVTDVAPLIIYRDGRPAGEVRMLYDKENLYVLGHSLDNRAEDTETLPLNAEIVGGNPLTAGETMVVLLSAPSARFRYVFSKVSTLGARVVIQSDGSDKWKAAPRATSLGPTPYQYAMPYRNGASYHLIIPLAGVLPAEDLKAPVQIKMDTAFLSTDPATKKATISYWVGKDPSMQNPADVGFTPEGWGTAVFMPQAVKGDSSATAVAQKSEGLTGAANRWKTARSYAIGGLPLADAPASFQVAWDETNFYAQVKVSDPTPLQNRASVPEMLFKGGDAVSLVFGKAGTEGTEQRIVLAEVERKTKAILYRPVSATKTPYTFKSPVSTETFEHVAPLAKSKITFTRFPAGYVADIAIPWSELGYTAASKTIPFDVQVISSSGAGNTNASCAWWRSVCAEAHANNDIPTEARLYPEQWGRLILEAR; this is encoded by the coding sequence ATGAAAACTCACCTCCTCACCTTCGTGCTGGCCGGGTTGGCCTTCTTCAGTCACGTCCATGCGGAACTCCGCACCTGGACGAACAAATCCGGGGTGAAGATCGAGGCGGAAATGACGGGACTCGACAAGGCGGCGCGGACGGTGACGATCAAGCGGGCGAACGGGCAGGAGTTTGTGGTGCCAATCGACAGCCTCAGTCCGGCGGATGTGGCGTTCATCGAGACGGCGAAAGCACCGCCTGCGGCTCCGGGGGCGAAGATTCGTTACACGCTCGACAAGGACGCGATGGTGACGCTGAACATCACGCGTCCGGATGGCTGGGTGGTGCGCGAGCTGCTGGTGGGAACGCGGCAGAGCGCGGGCGCCCATGAGCTGTCGTGGGATGGTCGCGACAATCTCGGCTATCTGCTGCCGCCCGGTCCTTATCAAAGCCGGATGGTGACGCATGATGGCATCACTTGGGACTATGTGACCAGCGTTGGCAATGGCGGCACGCCACCGTGGCCGACGCCGGATCGCAAGGGCGGCTGGGGCGGGAATCACGGGCAGAACATGGCGGTCGCGGTGGATGCTTCGGGTGCGTATCTGGGCTGGATTTCGACGGAAGGGCCGGGCTGCATCCTCAAGCGGTCGCACGACGGAACGAAGGGCATCTGGACCACGACGCTGGGCCCGTTCGAGGGCGTGGCATGTCTTGCCACGGATGGCACTCATCTCTATGGTGTGAACGGCACGCGCCTGCTGGTGCTCGATAAAAGCACAGGCGGGCAGATCGCCACGTTGGACATCAAGGCCGGTCCGCCCGGCGATGTCACCGCGCCGATCGCGCCGGAGTTCACGAAGTTTTCCTGGAATTTCGCCACGCATCAGCCGCCGCCGAAAGGTGATCCGCTCGTGTGGGGACTCGCTGCGGGTGGTGGTCGTGTGTATGTGAGCCTGCCCTGGCGTGATGTGGTGGAGGTGTTTGAAGTCAGCACCAACGCGGGTGTGGTGGCGCTCAAATTGAAGCCGGAGGAGAACATCACCGTCGCCAAGCCAGCCGGGCTGGCGCTCGATGGCAAAGGCAACCTGCTCGTCGTGTCCGCATCGGAAAAACGCGTGATGCAGTTCGATCTGAAGACGCGGCAGAGCAAACCCGTGCTCAAGGACTTGCAGTCGCCCTTCGCGCTTACCCGCGCGGACAGTGGTGCGATGTTCGTCACCGAGACCGCGCCTGTGAACCAGATCAAGAAATTCAGTTCCGATGGTAGATTGCTGGGCACTTTCGGCACCTTGGGCGGCCCGGTTGGCAGCGTGTATGCGCCCGAGAGCTACATGCAGCCGTGCGCGCTGGCCATGAATCCAGATGGCTCGGTCTGGTTCGTGGATGATCAATTCAAGCGCATCGGCATCATCTCGTCCGAGGGGAAGCCGCTGTATGCGGGGTTCGGCTCGGTCAACTATGCGGCGGATTGCGCGATCAATCCCAACGATCCAAACGAGGTCTTCACCAGCATGTGGGGGGATCTGACGTTCCGGATTGATTACACGAAGCCGGGGGTGTCGCAGCCAGGACGATTGCTGCCGGTCAAGTGGAAGGGCGAATCCAAGGGCTTCAAAATGAACTTTGGGGCCAACCGACTTCTCTCGCACAACAACCGCACCTATGTGTGGACCGGCAGCGGTAACTGGAACGAGCGCACCCTTTCCATCGTCGAGAAGGACCATCTGCGGCCGGTGATGTATTTCTACCCGCGCATCGTGGAGGAAGGCCCCGTCGCAGAACTCGCCAAGCAGCGTGGTGTGAAGTCGCGCGGGTGGAACTGCGACCCCACCGTGTGGTGTGATTTGAATGACGATGGCGCTGTGCAGGACGAGGAAATCCAGTTCATGCCGATCCCCGGAGCCACGCACAGCCCGCAGTATTTCGGCTTTGGCTATGGCGACATGATGAGCGACTTCACGCTGATCACTTACGGCTACACTTGGAAGCCGAAAGAATTCACTGCCGGCGGCACGCCCGTCTTCCGTGGCGAAGACATCAAGGTCTCACAGGCGCACAACCCGGTCGTCTCTTGGTATGAAGAATGCATGGGCGCCATGACGCTGCCCAACGGCGGCTTCTGCGGGTTTTCGCATGCCAACGATCATGGCCTCTCGCTCGGCCAGGGCTTCTGGTCTGGCCGCTCCTCCGGCGAGGCGATCCGTGGTTACGATGCGGATTGGAAGTATCTCTGGCGTGTCGGCCAGAAGGCGCGGCGCGGCGCACGTCCCGGCGAAATCTATTATATGACTCGCAGCATCGGCACCATGGAGGAGTGCGCCTTCTTCAGCGACGTGGAAGGCTGCGTCCACGTCGTGCATCAAGACGGCTTTTATCTCCAGCGCGTGCTGCAGGACGGCTGGCACACGCGCGCAGTCGGCCCGGATGTGATCGGCATCGAAAACTTCTCCGGCTCGCTTTTCAAGCATCCGCAGACTGGCCGCCGCTATCTGAACATCTCCAGTTCCGAGGCGACGCATCTGTTTGAACTCAAGGGCTTCGAGTCCATCCGCGTGTCACCGCCGCAGTCGTTCACGCTTGCCGCCGCTTTCATCGCGCCCGAAGTCGTGCAGAAATCGGCGAAGGGAGAATACCAAATCCTGCGCGTGCCCGAGGGCTCGGTGCCGATGGCCGATCACCAGGGCGGAGCCTTGCCGCAATCCGGGCTGAACTGGGTCACCGATGTCGCTCCGCTCATCATTTATCGTGATGGCAGACCCGCAGGCGAAGTGCGCATGCTCTATGACAAGGAGAACCTCTATGTGCTGGGCCACAGTTTGGACAATCGCGCTGAGGACACCGAAACTTTGCCGCTCAATGCCGAAATCGTCGGCGGGAACCCCCTCACGGCGGGAGAGACGATGGTCGTGCTGTTGTCCGCGCCGTCAGCCCGTTTCCGTTATGTATTTTCCAAAGTCAGCACGTTGGGTGCGAGGGTCGTGATCCAATCGGATGGCAGTGACAAGTGGAAGGCCGCGCCGCGTGCGACCTCGCTGGGCCCCACACCTTATCAATACGCCATGCCGTATCGCAACGGTGCCAGCTATCACCTCATCATCCCTCTGGCAGGCGTGCTTCCCGCTGAAGACCTCAAGGCACCCGTGCAGATCAAAATGGACACGGCATTCCTCAGCACGGACCCCGCGACGAAGAAGGCGACGATCTCCTACTGGGTCGGCAAAGACCCAAGCATGCAGAACCCCGCTGATGTGGGATTCACTCCCGAGGGCTGGGGCACGGCTGTGTTCATGCCTCAAGCCGTCAAAGGTGATTCCAGCGCAACCGCCGTGGCCCAAAAAAGCGAAGGACTCACCGGCGCTGCCAATCGCTGGAAGACCGCCCGCAGCTACGCCATCGGCGGCCTGCCGCTGGCGGATGCGCCTGCCAGCTTCCAGGTGGCGTGGGATGAAACGAACTTCTACGCGCAGGTCAAAGTGTCCGACCCCACGCCGCTGCAAAACCGCGCCAGCGTTCCTGAGATGTTGTTCAAGGGCGGCGATGCCGTGTCCCTGGTCTTCGGCAAAGCCGGAACCGAAGGCACCGAACAGCGGATCGTGCTGGCCGAGGTGGAACGCAAAACCAAAGCCATCCTGTATCGCCCCGTATCGGCCACGAAGACGCCCTACACCTTCAAATCACCCGTCTCGACCGAGACCTTCGAGCATGTGGCACCGCTGGCCAAATCCAAGATCACATTCACCCGCTTTCCTGCCGGTTATGTGGCCGACATCGCCATCCCGTGGAGCGAACTGGGCTACACCGCCGCCAGCAAGACGATCCCCTTTGATGTCCAGGTCATTTCCTCCAGCGGTGCAGGAAACACCAACGCCTCCTGCGCCTGGTGGCGCAGCGTCTGTGCCGAAGCCCACGCCAACAACGACATTCCCACCGAAGCGCGGCTTTATCCCGAGCAGTGGGGCCGTCTGATACTGGAGGCCAGATAA